The genomic region TATGCGATTAACTACGGCATCATGTTTGATGTGTGGACATTGTTCTTATTCGGTGTTGCAGGTTGGGTCTTTACTAAGATTGGTATTGAGATTGCGCCTTTGGTTATCGGCTTTATCTTGGGCAGCAGTGCCGAAGTGTATTTTGTGAAGAGTTTAGAGTCTTACGGTGAGTACTCCATTTTGTTCACCAAGAGTCCGATTGCGATGGTGTTATGGGGCATGATCATTTTATCAATCGTCGTGTCTGTGATGATCCATAGAAAAAGCAAACAACACGCGAATAAAGAGGCGAAGTCATGAGCGATTCTTATGTACTAATTCAAATACATGAAAGTGACAATGTTGCCATCATATTAAACCAAGGTGGTGCGCCAAAAGGTGCTGAGCTTCCAGGTGGAGTGGTCTTGTTAGAAGATGTTCCACAGGGGCACAAAGTCGCTTTGAGTGATATCGCTGATGGTGGTGAAGTGCGTCGTTACAATGAAGTGGTGGGCTACGCAAAACACGAGATTAAGCAAGGTTCTTGGGTGTCTGAGAAGGTAGTTGATATGCCAACGCCGCCAGCGCTAGATGAATTGCCGTTGGCAACTCGCGAAAAACCAGCCTTTGAGCCTTTGGAAGGTTACACCTTTGATGGTTATAAAAATCCGGACGGTTCAGCGGGCACTAAAAACCTGTTAGGTATCAGTACTAGCGTGCAATGCGTTGCCGGTATTACTGACTATGTTGTTAAGCTGATCAAAAAAACGCTTTTACCAAAGTATCCAAATGTGGATGGCGTTGTGGCACTCAATCATAGCTATGGTTGTGGGGTGGCAATTACTGCGCCTGCGGCTATCGTGCCAATTCGAACCTTGCAAAACATCGCTAAAAATCCGAACTTTGGTGGCGAAATAATGGTGGTAGGTTTGGGTTGTGAAAAGCTCTCGCCATCACGCTTGCTTGAAATAGACGATGAGCAGGCGATTAATATTTTGCCAAACTCTGAAGCGGCCAGGACCTTAGAAGATCATGTAGTGAGCCTGCAGGATGAAAATCATCACGGTTTCCAAGATATGGTCGACCATATTATGGAGATGGCCGAAGCGCACCTTGAACGTTTAAACAAGCGACGTCGAGAGCCGTGCCCAATTTCAGAACTGGTTGTTGGTATGCAGTGTGGCGGCAGCGATGCTTTTTCTGGCATTACGGCGAACCCCGCTGTTGGTTATGCGTCAGATTTGATTGTTCGTGCAGGCGGTTCTGTCATGTTTTCTGAGGTGACAGAAGTGCGTGATGCTATCCATCTTTTAACGCCACGAGCGGACACAGTGGAAGTTGGAAAGGCCTTGCTGCGTGAAATGCAATGGTACGACGATTACCTAAATCAAGGTCAAGCCGATCGCAGCGCAAACACCACACCGGGTAACAAAAAAGGCGGTCTGAACAACATAGTGGAAAAATCCCTTGGTTCCATTACTAAGTCGGGTAATAGCCCCATTATCGATGTGCTAAGTCCAGGTGAGCGTATTCGTAAACGAGGGCTTATATTTGCGGCAACGCCTGCCAGTGATTTTATTTGTGGCACCTTGCAGTTCGCTTCTGGAATGAATATCCAAGTATTTACCACAGGACGTGGTACGCCGTATGGCTTGGAGGTCGCCCCTGTTATTAAAGTGTCGACAAACTCTACTTTGGGTAAGCGTTGGCACGACTTAATTGATATGGATGCAGGACGTATCGCGAGCAAAGAAATTACTTTAGAAGAAGCAGGCTGGGAGTTGTTCCACCTCATTCTTGATGTCGCGTCAGGGCGTAAGCAAGTGGCTGCAGATAAGCTGGGCTTACACAATGATTTGGTCTTATTTAATCCTGCACCTGTAACCTAATTATTAGGCGAAATGTCATTGCTATTTGAATGTATAGTTGTATGATGTATAACAACCTAAAAATTTCTAACAAGCCTTAAGGCAAAGTTAATAACAAGAAGTGAGGAAAACAAAATGGCTTTTTCTGTTGAACAAAT from Marinomonas rhizomae harbors:
- the garD gene encoding galactarate dehydratase, which encodes MSDSYVLIQIHESDNVAIILNQGGAPKGAELPGGVVLLEDVPQGHKVALSDIADGGEVRRYNEVVGYAKHEIKQGSWVSEKVVDMPTPPALDELPLATREKPAFEPLEGYTFDGYKNPDGSAGTKNLLGISTSVQCVAGITDYVVKLIKKTLLPKYPNVDGVVALNHSYGCGVAITAPAAIVPIRTLQNIAKNPNFGGEIMVVGLGCEKLSPSRLLEIDDEQAINILPNSEAARTLEDHVVSLQDENHHGFQDMVDHIMEMAEAHLERLNKRRREPCPISELVVGMQCGGSDAFSGITANPAVGYASDLIVRAGGSVMFSEVTEVRDAIHLLTPRADTVEVGKALLREMQWYDDYLNQGQADRSANTTPGNKKGGLNNIVEKSLGSITKSGNSPIIDVLSPGERIRKRGLIFAATPASDFICGTLQFASGMNIQVFTTGRGTPYGLEVAPVIKVSTNSTLGKRWHDLIDMDAGRIASKEITLEEAGWELFHLILDVASGRKQVAADKLGLHNDLVLFNPAPVT